One window from the genome of Anser cygnoides isolate HZ-2024a breed goose chromosome 8, Taihu_goose_T2T_genome, whole genome shotgun sequence encodes:
- the AKNAD1 gene encoding protein AKNAD1 isoform X2 gives MPASEASFKKEASDRGFGKADGKEHLTNSKMSNVLLRHFSEGELLNTCQLIECETIPETSYTESIGETTNKPEAYEHGKRSLTPEQWAMELEGYYLEKHEDAHTGGKNPRVLNGNKFVSKRSISSTVNCGCRHDNSQLSNKYEDTYLSHNTKEQRELFKKTVSSHRLIHGQSEIHHCLPDFSKVTSELKVPKISENIKSVPTIDRTKSFPILLSQSVTVDNILENNCFHSVEVENQEEMSIPELFQQLKILPQSDFASPRFVVYSGGAGTSSEVFTARVPNNTQATQDLPDPRLPHGTMVSAFPAAGTVQVHCLSPSNLLPELKQGEKMSQILQEQTDQLKIKVEDFTKHMTHETSLSQDNYLTLNQLKKYLDALERSYLTAREEHHVLQLQNYKDKSIHVGEFDPERKVEGEIFRLGMLLEDIQEQTDDGKYSLAPSLISDESAHSLNPLWESSEVSSITDPPEETTFLQKNSKGENTTQTSDVIPHTNHLFSLEAEKCNLCPHMLQKRAESTSGREMEPLGKGYLLASKHSSSVMRFLSPEEKGLRFHTQGTLSQKCNADEENKKGNKNIQERKTGVCSIFIQRKPTDLSDTNLSTDSEDISACDSYGSQSEELMEHETESYKTFNTRLRQEKKGFIFRCPRESSYQLKHRNYKQSVQSCALCRNKNSGST, from the exons ATGCCTGCAAGTGAAGCTTCCTTTAAGAAAGAAGCGTCAGACAGGGGTTTTGGTAAAGCAGATGGCAAAGAACATCTAACTAACTCGAAGATGTCCAATGTCCTCTTGCGTCATTTTTCTGAAGGAGAGTTACTAAACACTTGTCAGCTAATTGAGTGTGAGACCATACCAGAGACGTCCTACACGGAAAGTATTGGTGAAACTACGAACAAACCTGAGGCTTACGAACATGGCAAACGCTCTTTAACACCTGAACAATGGGCAATGGAATTGGAAGGGTATTATTTAGAAAAGCATGAGGATGCACACACGGGTGGGAAAAATCCACGTGTgctaaatggaaataaatttgtttCAAAGAGATCTATTTCTTCTACTGTTAACTGCGGGTGCAGACATGACAATTCACAGCTGAGTAACAAGTATGAAGATACATACCTCTCTCACAACACGAAGGAACAGAGAGAACTGTTTAAGAAAACTGTTTCATCTCATAGGCTCATACATGGCCAAAGTGAAATTCACCATTGCCTTCCTGACTTCTCTAAAGTTACTTCAGAACTAAAAGTGccaaaaataagtgaaaatattaaatcagtTCCTACAATCGACCGAACAAAATCCTTCCCTATTTTGCTCAGTCAATCAGTAACTGTGGACAACATTCtagaaaataactgttttcattctgttgaAGTAGAGAATCAAGAAGAGATGAGCATTCCAGAATTGTTTCAACAGCTCAAG ATACTGCCTCAGTCGGATTTTGCAAGTCCAAGGTTCGTTGTTTACTCAGGAGGCGCTGGGACATCTTCTGAAGTCTTTACAGCACGTGTTCCTAACAATACACAGGCTACACAAGATTTGCCTGATCcaa GATTACCACATGGGACAATGGTATCAGCATTTCCAGCAGCTGGTACAGTACAAGTACACTGTCTAAGTCCTTCTAATTTACTGCCAGAActaaaacaaggagaaaagatgTCTCAAATACTACAAGAACAGACAGATCAACTgaaaattaaa GTGGAAGATTTCACTAAACATATGACCCACGAGACATCCCTTTCACAAGACAATTACCTg ACATTAAATCAATTGAAAAAATACCTTGATGCCTTGGAAAGGAGTTACTTAACTGCTAGAGAGGAGCACCATGTTTTACAGCTGCAGAACTACAAGGACAAGTCTATCCACGTTGGAGAGTTTGATCCTGAAAG AAAGGTGGAAGGGGAAATATTTAGACTTGGCATGCTGCTTGAAGACATCCAAGAACAAACTGATGATGGCAAATACAGCTTGGCTCCTTCACTTATTTCTGATGAATCTGCCCATTCATTGAATCCTCTTTGGGAG AGCTCAGAAGTTTCAAGCATTACCGATCCTCCAGAAGAAACCACATTTCTTCAAAAGAACAgcaagggagaaaatacaactcAGACAAGTGACGTAATCCCACACACaaatcatctgttttctttagaagCTGAAAAGTGCAATCTCTGTCCTCACAT GTTACAAAAGAGAGCTGAATCAACTTCTGGAAGAGAAATGGAGCCTCTGGGAAAAGGTTATCTGCTAGCAAGCAAGCACTCTTCCAGTGTAATG AGATTCCTTTCACCAGAAGAAAAAGGTCTTAGATTCCATACTCAGGGTACGTTAAGTCAAAAATGTAACgctgatgaagaaaataagaaagg aaataaaaacatccaGGAGAGGAAAACTGGAGTATGTTCAATCTTCATTCAGAGAAAACCAACTGATTTATCAGATACAAATCTGA GCACTGATTCAGAAGACATCTCAGCCTGTGATTCTTATGGTTCACAAAGTGAGGAACTGATGGAACATGAGACTGAGAGTTACAAAACATTCAATACAAGATTACGGCaagagaaaaaag GATTTATATTCAGATGCCCTAGAGAAAGCAGTTATCAACTCAAACACAGGAATTACAAACAGTCTGTTCAGTCTTGCGCCCtgtgtagaaataaaaattctggtTCAACCT
- the GPSM2 gene encoding G-protein-signaling modulator 2 isoform X1 produces the protein MEESNVLISMREDRSFHVRYRMEASCLELALEGERLCKAGDCRAGVSFFEAAVQVGTEDLKTLSAIYSQLGNAYFYLHEYAKALEYHHHDLTLARTIGDLLGEAKASGNLGNTLKVLGNFEEAIVCCQRHLDISRELNDKVGEARALYNLGNVYHSKGKNVACAGTYDPGELPDDVKNALQKAADYYEENLTIVTELGDRAAQGRAFGNLGNTHYLLGNFRSAVLAHEQRLLIAKEFGDRSAERRAYSNLGNAYIFLGEFETASEYYKRTLQLARQLKDRAVEAQACYSLGNTYTLLQDYEKAIDYHLKHLVIAQELNDKIGEGRACWSLGNAYTALGNHDQAMHFAERHLEISREVGDRSGELTARLNLSDLQMVLGLSYSTNNSMMSESHVVDNNLNGTRPRVGRRHSMENMELMKLTPEKVQNWNSEILAKQKPLVAKPSAKLHFVNRLKGKKYKTSTASKVLQDASNSIDHRLPNSQRRNSRETMADEGFFDLLSRFQSNRMDDQRCYFQEKNRFSAASVATSSTPPKTLRKSFSTSVVSPHTDEFLDLLASSQSRRLDDQRASFSNLPGLRLNQHNSQSVLGHLMASNNRELDDDFFDILIKCQGSRLDDQRCAPPSSAKGPTVPDEDFFSLILRAQAKRMDEQRVHLPAAIKGPSSS, from the exons ATGGAGGAAAGTAATGTGTTGATAAGCATGCGTGAAGATCGCTCCTTTCATGTGCGATACAG GATGGAGGCTTCCTGCCTAGAGCTGGCTTTGGAAGGTGAGCGCCTGTGTAAAGCCGGAGACTGCCGAGCGGGTGTGTCTTTTTTTGAAGCAGCTGTTCAAGTGGGAactgaagatttaaaaacacTCAGTGCTATTTACAGCCAGTTGGGCAATGCCTATTTCTACTTGCATGAATATGCAAAGGCCTTGGAATACCATCACCATGATTTAACTCTTGCAAG GACAATTGGAGATCTACTGGGAGAAGCTAAAGCTAGTGGGAATCTGGGCAATACCTTGAAGGTACTTGGAAACTTTGAAGAAGCTATTGTTTGTTGTCAAAGACATCTGGATATTTCCAGAGAACTTAATGATAAG gTTGGAGAAGCTAGAGCACTGTATAATCTGGGAAATGTTTATCactctaaaggaaaaaatgtagctTGTGCTGGGACTTATGATCCAGGGGAACTTCCAGATGATGTGaaaaatgctttacaaaaaGCTGCAGATTATTATGA AGAGAACCTGACGATAGTAACAGAGCTGGGTGATAGAGCAGCACAAGGACGTGCCTTTGGAAATCTGGGAAACACACACTACCTTCTGGGCAACTTCAGGAGTGCAGTTTTAGCTCATGAACAG CGTCTCCTAATTGCTAAAGAATTTGGTGATAGatcagcagaaagaagagcGTACAGCAATCTTGGAAATGCCTACATATTCCTGGGAGAATTTGAAACTGCTTCTGAATACTACAA gaggacATTACAGCTGGCTCGACAGCTTAAAGATAGAGCTGTGGAAGCACAGGCCTGCTACAGCCTTGGAAACACATACACTTTGCTTCAAGACTATGAAAAAGCAATTGATTATCACTTGAAACACCTTGTGATTGCTCAGGAATTAAATGATAA aaTTGGTGAAGGAAGAGCATGCTGGAGTTTGGGGAACGCGTACACGGCTCTGGGAAATCACGACCAGGCTATGCATTTTGCTGAGAGGCACTTGGAGATTTCTAGAGAG GTAGGAGATAGAAGTGGAGAGCTCACTGCTAGACTTAATCTCTCAGATCTTCAAATGGTTCTTGGATTAAGCTACAGCACAAACAACTCCATGATGTCAGAAAGCCATGTGGTAGATAACAATTTGAATG gtACCAGACCCAGAGTAGGACGCCGTCACAGCATGGAGAACATGGAACTTATGAAATTAACACCAGAAAAG gttcaGAACTGGAACAGTGAGATTCTTGCTAAACAGAAACCACTCGTTGCCAAACCTTcagcaaaactgcattttgtaAATCGACTAAAAGGCAAAAAGTACAAAACCAGCACCGCTTCCAAAGTTTTGCAGGATGCCAGTAATTCTATTGATCATCGTCTTCCCAACTCTCAGAGG aGAAACAGTCGCGAGACAATGGCAGATGAAGGGTTCTTTGATCTGCTGAGTCGATTCCAGAGTAACAGGATGGATGATCAGAGATGCTACTTCCAGGAGAAGAACAGATTCTCAGCTGCTTCAGTAGCAACATCCTCTACTCCACctaaaacattaagaaaat ccTTTTCTACTTCTGTAGTCTCACCCCACACGGATGAATTTCTAGACTTACTTGCCAGCTCCCAGAGCCGCCGCCTAGATGACCAGCGCGCTAGCTTCAGTAACCTACCTGGCCTTCGTCTTAATCAGCACAACAGTCAGTCAGTCCTGGGGCACTTGATGGCAAGTAACAACAGAGAACTAGATGATGACTTCTTTGATATATTGATAAAATGCCAG
- the GPSM2 gene encoding G-protein-signaling modulator 2 isoform X2, with translation MEASCLELALEGERLCKAGDCRAGVSFFEAAVQVGTEDLKTLSAIYSQLGNAYFYLHEYAKALEYHHHDLTLARTIGDLLGEAKASGNLGNTLKVLGNFEEAIVCCQRHLDISRELNDKVGEARALYNLGNVYHSKGKNVACAGTYDPGELPDDVKNALQKAADYYEENLTIVTELGDRAAQGRAFGNLGNTHYLLGNFRSAVLAHEQRLLIAKEFGDRSAERRAYSNLGNAYIFLGEFETASEYYKRTLQLARQLKDRAVEAQACYSLGNTYTLLQDYEKAIDYHLKHLVIAQELNDKIGEGRACWSLGNAYTALGNHDQAMHFAERHLEISREVGDRSGELTARLNLSDLQMVLGLSYSTNNSMMSESHVVDNNLNGTRPRVGRRHSMENMELMKLTPEKVQNWNSEILAKQKPLVAKPSAKLHFVNRLKGKKYKTSTASKVLQDASNSIDHRLPNSQRRNSRETMADEGFFDLLSRFQSNRMDDQRCYFQEKNRFSAASVATSSTPPKTLRKSFSTSVVSPHTDEFLDLLASSQSRRLDDQRASFSNLPGLRLNQHNSQSVLGHLMASNNRELDDDFFDILIKCQGSRLDDQRCAPPSSAKGPTVPDEDFFSLILRAQAKRMDEQRVHLPAAIKGPSSS, from the exons ATGGAGGCTTCCTGCCTAGAGCTGGCTTTGGAAGGTGAGCGCCTGTGTAAAGCCGGAGACTGCCGAGCGGGTGTGTCTTTTTTTGAAGCAGCTGTTCAAGTGGGAactgaagatttaaaaacacTCAGTGCTATTTACAGCCAGTTGGGCAATGCCTATTTCTACTTGCATGAATATGCAAAGGCCTTGGAATACCATCACCATGATTTAACTCTTGCAAG GACAATTGGAGATCTACTGGGAGAAGCTAAAGCTAGTGGGAATCTGGGCAATACCTTGAAGGTACTTGGAAACTTTGAAGAAGCTATTGTTTGTTGTCAAAGACATCTGGATATTTCCAGAGAACTTAATGATAAG gTTGGAGAAGCTAGAGCACTGTATAATCTGGGAAATGTTTATCactctaaaggaaaaaatgtagctTGTGCTGGGACTTATGATCCAGGGGAACTTCCAGATGATGTGaaaaatgctttacaaaaaGCTGCAGATTATTATGA AGAGAACCTGACGATAGTAACAGAGCTGGGTGATAGAGCAGCACAAGGACGTGCCTTTGGAAATCTGGGAAACACACACTACCTTCTGGGCAACTTCAGGAGTGCAGTTTTAGCTCATGAACAG CGTCTCCTAATTGCTAAAGAATTTGGTGATAGatcagcagaaagaagagcGTACAGCAATCTTGGAAATGCCTACATATTCCTGGGAGAATTTGAAACTGCTTCTGAATACTACAA gaggacATTACAGCTGGCTCGACAGCTTAAAGATAGAGCTGTGGAAGCACAGGCCTGCTACAGCCTTGGAAACACATACACTTTGCTTCAAGACTATGAAAAAGCAATTGATTATCACTTGAAACACCTTGTGATTGCTCAGGAATTAAATGATAA aaTTGGTGAAGGAAGAGCATGCTGGAGTTTGGGGAACGCGTACACGGCTCTGGGAAATCACGACCAGGCTATGCATTTTGCTGAGAGGCACTTGGAGATTTCTAGAGAG GTAGGAGATAGAAGTGGAGAGCTCACTGCTAGACTTAATCTCTCAGATCTTCAAATGGTTCTTGGATTAAGCTACAGCACAAACAACTCCATGATGTCAGAAAGCCATGTGGTAGATAACAATTTGAATG gtACCAGACCCAGAGTAGGACGCCGTCACAGCATGGAGAACATGGAACTTATGAAATTAACACCAGAAAAG gttcaGAACTGGAACAGTGAGATTCTTGCTAAACAGAAACCACTCGTTGCCAAACCTTcagcaaaactgcattttgtaAATCGACTAAAAGGCAAAAAGTACAAAACCAGCACCGCTTCCAAAGTTTTGCAGGATGCCAGTAATTCTATTGATCATCGTCTTCCCAACTCTCAGAGG aGAAACAGTCGCGAGACAATGGCAGATGAAGGGTTCTTTGATCTGCTGAGTCGATTCCAGAGTAACAGGATGGATGATCAGAGATGCTACTTCCAGGAGAAGAACAGATTCTCAGCTGCTTCAGTAGCAACATCCTCTACTCCACctaaaacattaagaaaat ccTTTTCTACTTCTGTAGTCTCACCCCACACGGATGAATTTCTAGACTTACTTGCCAGCTCCCAGAGCCGCCGCCTAGATGACCAGCGCGCTAGCTTCAGTAACCTACCTGGCCTTCGTCTTAATCAGCACAACAGTCAGTCAGTCCTGGGGCACTTGATGGCAAGTAACAACAGAGAACTAGATGATGACTTCTTTGATATATTGATAAAATGCCAG